One Papaver somniferum cultivar HN1 chromosome 10, ASM357369v1, whole genome shotgun sequence genomic window carries:
- the LOC113318201 gene encoding BTB/POZ domain-containing protein At1g03010-like isoform X1: protein MGIATVGELKQSMSGKRSFRPNSSIRHATEWPISDVSSDLIVEVGTSTFSLHRFPLVSRSGRFRKLMLEAKDQKVARVTLHGIPGGLEAFEIASKFCYGVNVDINLSNVAMIRCVSQYLEMTEELADKNLEIRCENFLKETVLSNISNSISVLHCCESLLPIAEEINMVSKIINSIAINVCKEQLTTGLSRLEQNFLVNPTNVEIEPETPLDWWDNLLTVLNLDFFRRVISGVKSKGLKQETITKILINYAHNSLQGQVNKDIQMVKGSLTDNELQKKQRMIVETIVSLLPAQSRKSSVPLSFLSGLLKITILGSCSAACKADVERRIGLQLDQAIIEDILIPANAPSNNQQCMYDIDTIVRIFSNFLNIDEDDNDEDDEDHNENMGYDFDSPGSPKQSSMIKVSKLLDTFLAEIALDPNLTPSKFTALAELLPDHAPVVNDGLYRAADIFLKVHPNIKESERYRLCKTIDCQKLSQEACSHAAQNERLPVQMAVQVLYFEQIRLKNAMNGSHNQLFFGSMNGQFPQRSSSGAGSGAISPRDNYASVRRENRELKLEVSRMRMRLTDLEKDHVSMKKELIQPNSANKLLKAFKKKLRLFNSLFRIREIKSVGSRSDSDARYVFQKQGHHSVS from the exons ATGGGTATTGCTACTGTCGGTGAACTGAAGCAAAGTATGTCAGGGAAGAGATCGTTTCGTCCGAATTCTAGTATTAGACATGCCACAGAATG GCCAATATCTGACGTTTCTAGTGATCTGATTGTTGAAGTAGGAACGTCAACCTTTTCACTACACAGG TTCCCTCTTGTTTCTCGGAGTGGAAGGTTTCGAAAACTGATGTTGGAAGCAAAAGACCAGAAAGTTGCAAGGGTGACTCTCCATGGGATTCCAGGGGGATTGGAGGCATTCGAAATTGCTTCAAAATTTTGTTATGGAGTAAATGTCGATATCAACTTGTCAAATGTTGCCATGATAAGGTGTGTATCTCAGTACCTTGAAATGACAGAGGAGTTGGCTGACAAGAACTTGGAAATTCGGTGTGAAAACTTTCTAAAGGAAACGGTTCTATCAAATATCTCGAACTCAATATCAGTTCTTCACTGTTGTGAATCCTTGCTACCTATAGCCGAAGAAATCAACATGGTCAGTAAAATTATCAATAGTATAGCGATAAACGTGTGTAAAGAGCAGCTCACTACTGGGTTATCGAGACTAGAGCAGAATTTCCTTGTCAACCCAACGAACGTAGAAATAGAACCAGAGACTCCATTAGATTGGTGGGATAATTTACTCACTGTCCTCAACTTAGATTTCTTCCGACGAGTCATATCAGGAGTAAAATCGAAGGGATTAAAACAAGAAACCATTACGAAGATTTTGATAAACTACGCGCACAACTCCCTCCAAGGTCAGGTGAACAAAGACATTCAAATGGTGAAGGGAAGCTTAACAGACAATGAATTGCAGAAGAAACAAAGGATGATTGTCGAAACCATTGTTAGTTTACTACCAGCCCAGTCGAGGAAAAGTTCAGTGCCATTATCATTTCTTTCGGGCTTACTGAAGATCACGATTTTGGGGTCTTGTTCTGCTGCTTGTAAAGCCGACGTAGAGAGGAGGATCGGCTTACAGCTAGACCAAGCTATAATTGAAGATATCCTCATCCCTGCAAATGCACCAAGCAACAACCAACAATGCATGTATGATATAGATACAATTGTGAGGATCTTCTCCAATTTTCTCAACATAGATGAGGATGacaatgatgaagacgacgaggATCATAATGAGAATATGGGTTACGATTTCGATAGCCCCGGATCTCCAAAACAAAGCTCAATGATCAAGGTTTCTAAGTTACTAGACACTTTCTTGGCAGAAATTGCACTAGACCCAAACTTGACACCATCCAAGTTTACAGCTCTGGCGGAATTACTTCCAGACCACGCTCCTGTCGTGAATGATGGACTATACAGAGCAGCAGATATCTTCCTCAAG GTTCATCCAAATATCAAGGAATCGGAACGGTATCGACTATGCAAAACCATTGATTGTCAAAAACTATCCCAAGAAGCATGTAGTCATGCAGCTCAAAATGAAAGGTTACCGGTGCAAATGGCGGTACAAGTTCTATATTTTGAGCAAATCAGACTAAAGAATGCAATGAATGGAAGCCACAACCAGTTGTTCTTCGGTTCAATGAACGGACAATTTCCTCAACGCTCCAGTAGCGGTGCAGGTAGTGGAGCAATTTCACCTAGAGATAACTATGCATCAGTAAGAAGAGAGAATCGAGAACTAAAACTCGAAGTTTCAAGAATGAGGATGAGATTGACCGACTTAGAGAAAGACCATGTCTCCATGAAAAAAGAACTCATTCAACCAAATTCTGCTAATAAGCTACTCAAAGCGTTCAAGAAAAAACTGCGTTTATTCAATTCCCTCTTTCGCATAAGAGAGATTAAATCTGTTGGTTCCAGGTCCGATTCCGATGCTCGATATGTCTTCCAGAAACAGGGACATCACTCTGTTTCGTAA
- the LOC113318201 gene encoding BTB/POZ domain-containing protein At1g03010-like isoform X2 — protein sequence MKSEARELAVSIFSKPISDVSSDLIVEVGTSTFSLHRFPLVSRSGRFRKLMLEAKDQKVARVTLHGIPGGLEAFEIASKFCYGVNVDINLSNVAMIRCVSQYLEMTEELADKNLEIRCENFLKETVLSNISNSISVLHCCESLLPIAEEINMVSKIINSIAINVCKEQLTTGLSRLEQNFLVNPTNVEIEPETPLDWWDNLLTVLNLDFFRRVISGVKSKGLKQETITKILINYAHNSLQGQVNKDIQMVKGSLTDNELQKKQRMIVETIVSLLPAQSRKSSVPLSFLSGLLKITILGSCSAACKADVERRIGLQLDQAIIEDILIPANAPSNNQQCMYDIDTIVRIFSNFLNIDEDDNDEDDEDHNENMGYDFDSPGSPKQSSMIKVSKLLDTFLAEIALDPNLTPSKFTALAELLPDHAPVVNDGLYRAADIFLKVHPNIKESERYRLCKTIDCQKLSQEACSHAAQNERLPVQMAVQVLYFEQIRLKNAMNGSHNQLFFGSMNGQFPQRSSSGAGSGAISPRDNYASVRRENRELKLEVSRMRMRLTDLEKDHVSMKKELIQPNSANKLLKAFKKKLRLFNSLFRIREIKSVGSRSDSDARYVFQKQGHHSVS from the exons ATGAAGTCGGAGGCTAGAGAACTAGCAGTCTCCATTTTCTCTAA GCCAATATCTGACGTTTCTAGTGATCTGATTGTTGAAGTAGGAACGTCAACCTTTTCACTACACAGG TTCCCTCTTGTTTCTCGGAGTGGAAGGTTTCGAAAACTGATGTTGGAAGCAAAAGACCAGAAAGTTGCAAGGGTGACTCTCCATGGGATTCCAGGGGGATTGGAGGCATTCGAAATTGCTTCAAAATTTTGTTATGGAGTAAATGTCGATATCAACTTGTCAAATGTTGCCATGATAAGGTGTGTATCTCAGTACCTTGAAATGACAGAGGAGTTGGCTGACAAGAACTTGGAAATTCGGTGTGAAAACTTTCTAAAGGAAACGGTTCTATCAAATATCTCGAACTCAATATCAGTTCTTCACTGTTGTGAATCCTTGCTACCTATAGCCGAAGAAATCAACATGGTCAGTAAAATTATCAATAGTATAGCGATAAACGTGTGTAAAGAGCAGCTCACTACTGGGTTATCGAGACTAGAGCAGAATTTCCTTGTCAACCCAACGAACGTAGAAATAGAACCAGAGACTCCATTAGATTGGTGGGATAATTTACTCACTGTCCTCAACTTAGATTTCTTCCGACGAGTCATATCAGGAGTAAAATCGAAGGGATTAAAACAAGAAACCATTACGAAGATTTTGATAAACTACGCGCACAACTCCCTCCAAGGTCAGGTGAACAAAGACATTCAAATGGTGAAGGGAAGCTTAACAGACAATGAATTGCAGAAGAAACAAAGGATGATTGTCGAAACCATTGTTAGTTTACTACCAGCCCAGTCGAGGAAAAGTTCAGTGCCATTATCATTTCTTTCGGGCTTACTGAAGATCACGATTTTGGGGTCTTGTTCTGCTGCTTGTAAAGCCGACGTAGAGAGGAGGATCGGCTTACAGCTAGACCAAGCTATAATTGAAGATATCCTCATCCCTGCAAATGCACCAAGCAACAACCAACAATGCATGTATGATATAGATACAATTGTGAGGATCTTCTCCAATTTTCTCAACATAGATGAGGATGacaatgatgaagacgacgaggATCATAATGAGAATATGGGTTACGATTTCGATAGCCCCGGATCTCCAAAACAAAGCTCAATGATCAAGGTTTCTAAGTTACTAGACACTTTCTTGGCAGAAATTGCACTAGACCCAAACTTGACACCATCCAAGTTTACAGCTCTGGCGGAATTACTTCCAGACCACGCTCCTGTCGTGAATGATGGACTATACAGAGCAGCAGATATCTTCCTCAAG GTTCATCCAAATATCAAGGAATCGGAACGGTATCGACTATGCAAAACCATTGATTGTCAAAAACTATCCCAAGAAGCATGTAGTCATGCAGCTCAAAATGAAAGGTTACCGGTGCAAATGGCGGTACAAGTTCTATATTTTGAGCAAATCAGACTAAAGAATGCAATGAATGGAAGCCACAACCAGTTGTTCTTCGGTTCAATGAACGGACAATTTCCTCAACGCTCCAGTAGCGGTGCAGGTAGTGGAGCAATTTCACCTAGAGATAACTATGCATCAGTAAGAAGAGAGAATCGAGAACTAAAACTCGAAGTTTCAAGAATGAGGATGAGATTGACCGACTTAGAGAAAGACCATGTCTCCATGAAAAAAGAACTCATTCAACCAAATTCTGCTAATAAGCTACTCAAAGCGTTCAAGAAAAAACTGCGTTTATTCAATTCCCTCTTTCGCATAAGAGAGATTAAATCTGTTGGTTCCAGGTCCGATTCCGATGCTCGATATGTCTTCCAGAAACAGGGACATCACTCTGTTTCGTAA